A region of the Flavobacteriaceae bacterium MAR_2010_188 genome:
TATAGGTATAGATGAAGAATTGGTGATTCCCAACACTGCTCTTTCGGTTTATGAAAATGCCATCTTTCCTTGGCGTGGTGAAAGTATGAGCTGGTATCGGGACCAATTGGTCAATAACTCCCATAAATTCGATTTCCCTATACATCGCCCCTATTTTGAGCTAACCGACGAACAGAAAAATTTAGTTTGGAAAGGAAATAAATTTTTTGAAGGTTTGGATTCCTTCTTTGCTGAATTAGAATCTAAGGCCTACAAAATTCAGAACCGGGTGATGCTTTCGAGATACCGAGGCAAAACGAAATGTAACGTTTGTAACGGCAAGCGACTTCGTAAGGAAGCAACTTACGTTAAAATCAAGGATGTTACTATCACTGATTTGGTAGAGATGCCAGTTAAAAAACTTATTTCATATTTTGAAGATTTAGAATTAGATTCTCAAGATGCCCAAATCGCGGACAGACTTTTAAAGGAGATTAAAAACCGCTTAAAGTTTCTATATAATGTTGGCCTTGACTACCTAACTCTCAATAGACGTTCTAACACACTTTCTGGAGGTGAAAGCCAACGTATAAATCTTGCAACGTCGCTTGGCAGCAGCTTAGTTGGATCCATGTATATTTTGGATGAGCCAAGTATTGGATTACATCCTAAAGATACTGAACGTTTAATTTCAGTTCTAAAAACTCTTAGGGATATCGGTAATACCGTAATTGTGGTAGAGCATGATGAAGATATCATGAAAGCTGCCGACGAAATTATAGATATAGGTCCAGAAGCTGGTACTTTTGGTGGTGAAGTTGTTGCAACCGGCGATTTTTCGGAAATTTTAGTATCCGATAGCCTTACCGCAAAATATCTAAACGGCAATCTAGAAATTTCGGTCCCTTCTAAACGCAGAACATCTAAATATTATATTGAGATACTTGGAGCTAGGGAAAATAATTTAAAAAATGTAGATGCAAAGTTTCCACTTAATATGCTCACTGTTATTACAGGAGTTTCTGGTAGTGGAAAAAGTACACTCATCAAAAAAATCCTCTACCCGGCAATTCAGAAAAAGTTGACTGGTTTTGGTGATAAGCCCGGACAGTTTGGTGAACTAAAAGGAAATTTTAGCAGCGTCGACCAAATCGAGTTTATCGACCAAAATCCCATTGGTAGATCTTCAAGGAGTAATCCGGTTACCTATATAAAGGCTTATGATGATATCAGGGCTCTTTTCGCAAATCAGAAGTTGAGCAAGATTAGAAATTTTCAAGCTAAACATTTCTCATTTAATGTAGATGGAGGTAGATGCGAAACCTGTAAAGGTGAAGGTGAAGTTACTATAGAAATGCAATTTATGGCCGATGTGCATTTACTTTGTGAAACATGTAACGGAAAACGTTTTAAAAAAGAAGTTTTAGAAATCACATTTAATGATAAATCCATTGACGATGTCCTTAATATGACTATTGACAATGCCATTACTTTTTTTGGTGAACATAAAGAGGATAAAATTCAGAAAAAATTGAAGCCTCTACAAGACGTAGGATTAGGGTACGTAACACTTGGTCAAAGTTCATCAACCCTTTCTGGTGGGGAAGCACAACGGATTAAATTAGCATCGTTTTTAGGAAAAGGTAGCAATGGAGCAAATACCTTGTTTGTTTTTGATGAGCCAACCACCGGATTGCATTTTCACGATATCCAAAAACTGCTCAAGAGTTTTCAGGCGCTAATTGGTAAAGGACATTCGATTATTGTGATAGAACACAATCTAGACCTCATTAAGTGCGCCGACTACATTCTAGATTTGGGTCCAGAGGGTGGTGAAAACGGTGGATACTTGGTAGCTGAAGGTACTCCGGAACAGATTGCGGAGAACGAACAATCCATTACTGGAAAATATCTTCGAGAAAAATTAAATTAGTTTTGCCTGAAATTGAAAGTTCAATCTTAGACTGACTAGAAAACAACCCTATTACTATATTGTGTATTCTTAATTTTAAAATTCTAGAAAAACAGTAAGGAGTAAACAAAGACTAGCAATGCGGATAGCGGCAAAACTATCATTAAAAACAAAAAGCTTAGAAATCCTGTTTTGAAAAAAGTTAAAAACCAACCTTGCTGATAAAAGTTCTTTAAGGCGGCAAACAAATAGAAAAAGGTTGAAAAAATAATCAACGAATCGACCCAACCAGGAATATCAAAGATCAAATTTA
Encoded here:
- a CDS encoding excinuclease ABC subunit A; its protein translation is MYTNILEVDPKKNIIIKGAKLHNLKNIDVVIPRNKLVVITGLSGSGKSSLAFDTLYAEGQRRYVESLSSYARQFLGRLNKPKVDFIKGIAPAIAIEQKVNSTNPRSTVGTSTEIYDYLKLLFARIGKTYSPVSGKLVKKHTVSDVIEFVKEFSEGEKLLLLAPILLEEGRTMEDKLKVLLQQGYARIQNGSDVLRIEEALDQPLSKNLNLVVDRIIVRDDEDFYNRLADAVETAFFEGKGTAVIESLENNKRSEFNNRFELDGLSFMEPNVHLFSFNNPYGACPNCEGYGNVIGIDEELVIPNTALSVYENAIFPWRGESMSWYRDQLVNNSHKFDFPIHRPYFELTDEQKNLVWKGNKFFEGLDSFFAELESKAYKIQNRVMLSRYRGKTKCNVCNGKRLRKEATYVKIKDVTITDLVEMPVKKLISYFEDLELDSQDAQIADRLLKEIKNRLKFLYNVGLDYLTLNRRSNTLSGGESQRINLATSLGSSLVGSMYILDEPSIGLHPKDTERLISVLKTLRDIGNTVIVVEHDEDIMKAADEIIDIGPEAGTFGGEVVATGDFSEILVSDSLTAKYLNGNLEISVPSKRRTSKYYIEILGARENNLKNVDAKFPLNMLTVITGVSGSGKSTLIKKILYPAIQKKLTGFGDKPGQFGELKGNFSSVDQIEFIDQNPIGRSSRSNPVTYIKAYDDIRALFANQKLSKIRNFQAKHFSFNVDGGRCETCKGEGEVTIEMQFMADVHLLCETCNGKRFKKEVLEITFNDKSIDDVLNMTIDNAITFFGEHKEDKIQKKLKPLQDVGLGYVTLGQSSSTLSGGEAQRIKLASFLGKGSNGANTLFVFDEPTTGLHFHDIQKLLKSFQALIGKGHSIIVIEHNLDLIKCADYILDLGPEGGENGGYLVAEGTPEQIAENEQSITGKYLREKLN